The proteins below are encoded in one region of Deinococcus aerolatus:
- a CDS encoding transposase, with protein MTFHSQKIRILISVRFARRDCLHCPVRQRCTRNVSGHARELTLMPRELFEARTAQREAPAAPSRRP; from the coding sequence TTGACGTTTCATTCGCAGAAAATAAGGATCTTGATCTCGGTACGCTTTGCGCGTCGAGACTGCCTGCACTGTCCGGTACGCCAACGCTGCACCCGCAATGTCAGCGGGCATGCCCGCGAGTTGACGCTGATGCCTCGGGAACTATTTGAGGCCAGAACGGCACAGCGCGAGGCCCCAGCTGCCCCGTCCCGCCGTCCATAA